In Roseomonas fluvialis, one genomic interval encodes:
- a CDS encoding peptide ABC transporter substrate-binding protein, with amino-acid sequence MNEDDLRGLIGRVKNGSLSRRGFVRRLAAVGLTAPMATQILAIAGAAPAGAQSVPAYRPTRRGGGGALKVLYWQASTLLNPHFASGTTNQDSSRVFYEPLAGWASDGTLVPILAAEIPSRENGGLAEDGRSVTWKLKRGVKWHDGQDFSADDVVFNWEYARSPGVAAVTSGSYRDVNVLKVDDHTVRVEFQQPTPFWADAFVGGTGQIIPRHLFKDFAGPNARDAPTNLRPVGTSAYKFVSFAPGDTLRAENFANYHMDNRPYFDTLEIKGGGDAVSAARAVLQTGDYDYAWNMQVEDEILKRLEAANRGKVNIVEGGGIEFVQLNATDPNREVDGERSHISTQHPAFRDPAVRQAMALLIDRNALEQFIYGRGGPATANFLNNPPRFRSENMRFEFSIQKANEILDAAGWVRARDGIRAKDGVRLRFVYQTSVNAPRQRTQAIYKQAAQRAGIDLELKSVTASVFFSSDVANPDTYTKLYADMQMYTTTMPQADPERFMNQYVSWEVSTKANNWQGRNIVRWRSEEYDRIFRESQGELDPIKRAAMFVRMNDLVVGSNHIIPLVRRPTVSASLNNLRHVLSAWDLTMWYLNDWYRET; translated from the coding sequence ATGAACGAAGACGATCTCCGCGGCCTTATCGGGCGTGTGAAGAACGGCAGCCTGTCACGGCGCGGCTTCGTGAGGCGGCTGGCCGCGGTCGGTCTGACTGCGCCCATGGCCACGCAGATCCTCGCGATCGCAGGCGCGGCGCCGGCGGGCGCGCAGTCGGTCCCCGCCTACCGCCCGACCCGGCGCGGCGGCGGCGGCGCGCTGAAGGTGCTGTACTGGCAGGCTTCGACGCTGCTGAACCCTCACTTCGCCTCCGGCACCACCAACCAGGATTCGAGCCGCGTCTTCTATGAACCGTTGGCCGGCTGGGCCTCCGACGGGACGCTGGTACCGATCCTCGCGGCTGAAATTCCCTCGCGCGAAAATGGCGGCCTGGCGGAGGACGGGCGCTCCGTCACCTGGAAGCTGAAGCGCGGCGTGAAGTGGCACGACGGGCAGGACTTCTCGGCCGACGACGTGGTGTTCAACTGGGAATATGCGCGCAGCCCGGGTGTCGCGGCCGTGACGTCGGGTTCCTATCGCGACGTCAACGTCTTGAAGGTCGATGACCACACGGTGCGCGTGGAGTTCCAGCAGCCGACGCCGTTCTGGGCGGATGCCTTCGTGGGCGGCACAGGCCAGATCATCCCGCGTCACCTGTTCAAGGACTTCGCCGGGCCGAATGCGCGCGACGCCCCCACCAACCTGCGCCCGGTCGGCACCAGCGCCTACAAGTTCGTCTCCTTCGCGCCGGGCGACACGCTACGGGCCGAAAACTTCGCCAACTATCACATGGACAACCGCCCGTATTTCGACACGCTCGAGATCAAGGGCGGTGGCGACGCGGTCTCGGCCGCGCGCGCCGTGCTGCAGACGGGCGACTACGACTACGCCTGGAACATGCAGGTCGAGGACGAGATCCTGAAGCGCCTCGAGGCCGCCAACCGCGGCAAGGTGAACATCGTCGAGGGCGGCGGCATCGAGTTCGTGCAGCTCAACGCCACCGACCCGAACCGCGAGGTGGATGGCGAGCGGTCCCACATCAGCACGCAGCACCCGGCCTTCCGCGACCCCGCGGTGCGCCAGGCGATGGCGCTGCTGATCGACCGCAACGCGCTCGAGCAATTCATCTACGGCCGCGGTGGCCCGGCGACGGCAAACTTCCTGAACAACCCGCCGCGCTTCCGCTCGGAGAACATGCGCTTCGAGTTCAGCATCCAGAAGGCGAACGAGATCCTGGACGCCGCCGGCTGGGTCCGCGCGCGCGACGGCATCCGTGCGAAGGACGGCGTGCGGCTGCGCTTCGTCTACCAGACTTCGGTGAACGCGCCGCGCCAGCGCACCCAGGCGATCTACAAGCAGGCGGCGCAGCGCGCAGGCATCGACCTCGAGCTGAAGTCGGTCACGGCCTCGGTGTTCTTCTCGTCGGATGTCGCCAACCCCGACACCTACACCAAGCTCTACGCCGACATGCAGATGTACACGACCACCATGCCGCAGGCCGACCCCGAGCGGTTCATGAACCAGTACGTCTCCTGGGAGGTCTCGACCAAGGCGAACAACTGGCAGGGCCGCAACATCGTCCGTTGGCGCAGCGAGGAATACGACCGCATCTTCCGCGAGTCGCAGGGCGAACTCGACCCCATCAAGCGCGCCGCGATGTTCGTGCGCATGAACGACCTGGTGGTGGGGTCGAACCACATCATCCCGCTGGTGCGCCGGCCGACGGTCAGCGCCAGCCTCAACAACCTCCGCCATGTGCTGAGCGCCTGGGATCTCACCATGTGGTACCTGAACGACTGGTATCGCGAGACCTGA
- a CDS encoding amidase, with amino-acid sequence MIDAALTFHDATHRFAGGTDTPRAYLERCLETMAAREPVVRAWVVTNETAAREAADASTQRWRDGRALSAIDGMPVGIKDLLETRDMPTQMGCPAYRGNFPRRDNAAVWALRQAGAVVLGKTVTTELGGAHPGPTTNPFDQRRTPGGSSSGSAAAVGAGMVPAALGTQVGGSVIRPASYCGNVALKPTQGGLNRGERQATSMSTTGVHAGSIEDMWQVAIEIARRAGGDPGRPGLVGPPTPPPARRPAVLGVMETEGWGALDPASKRAFEQVVDRLRAAGVTVLRRTDHPMLDAFEAALVGVQAMTSAITGWENHWLFRNLVAQDENAISARSRAVLAAAERMTPEDYRLRLLQREEVRRRHAALAPVVDALIAPASPGPAPLWAGDVPGQTLVPRPTGDAVFNTPSSGIGAPAVTIPLTTVGGMPMGIQVMAQVEMDAQATAIARWMLETIPPVVA; translated from the coding sequence ATGATCGACGCTGCCCTCACCTTCCACGATGCAACCCATCGATTCGCCGGCGGCACGGACACGCCGCGCGCCTATCTCGAGCGCTGCCTCGAGACCATGGCCGCGCGCGAACCGGTGGTGCGCGCCTGGGTGGTGACGAACGAGACCGCGGCGCGCGAGGCCGCGGATGCCAGCACGCAGCGCTGGCGCGACGGGCGCGCGCTGTCAGCGATCGATGGCATGCCGGTCGGCATCAAGGATCTGCTCGAGACGCGCGACATGCCCACGCAGATGGGCTGCCCCGCCTATCGCGGGAACTTCCCGCGGCGCGACAATGCCGCGGTGTGGGCGCTGCGCCAGGCGGGTGCGGTGGTGCTGGGCAAGACGGTCACCACCGAACTCGGCGGCGCGCATCCGGGGCCGACCACCAATCCCTTCGACCAGCGGCGCACGCCCGGCGGGTCGTCCTCGGGCTCGGCGGCGGCGGTGGGCGCGGGCATGGTGCCCGCCGCGCTCGGCACCCAGGTCGGCGGGTCGGTCATCCGCCCGGCCTCCTATTGCGGCAACGTCGCGCTGAAGCCGACCCAGGGCGGCCTCAACCGCGGCGAGCGCCAGGCGACCAGCATGAGCACCACCGGCGTCCATGCCGGCAGCATCGAGGACATGTGGCAGGTCGCGATCGAGATCGCGCGCCGCGCCGGCGGCGATCCGGGCCGCCCGGGCCTGGTCGGCCCGCCGACGCCACCACCCGCGCGCAGGCCCGCCGTGCTCGGCGTGATGGAGACCGAGGGCTGGGGCGCGCTCGACCCCGCCAGCAAGAGGGCCTTCGAGCAGGTCGTGGACAGGCTGCGCGCCGCCGGCGTCACGGTTCTGCGCCGCACCGACCATCCGATGCTCGACGCCTTCGAGGCCGCGCTGGTCGGCGTGCAGGCCATGACCAGCGCCATCACCGGCTGGGAGAACCACTGGCTGTTCCGCAACCTCGTCGCGCAAGACGAGAACGCGATCAGCGCGCGATCGCGCGCCGTGCTGGCCGCAGCCGAGCGCATGACGCCCGAGGACTACCGCCTTCGGCTGCTGCAACGCGAGGAAGTCCGCCGCCGCCACGCAGCGCTCGCGCCCGTGGTAGATGCGCTGATCGCGCCGGCCTCGCCGGGGCCGGCGCCGCTGTGGGCCGGCGACGTACCCGGCCAGACGCTGGTGCCCCGGCCGACTGGAGATGCGGTGTTCAACACACCGAGTTCGGGCATCGGCGCGCCGGCGGTCACCATCCCGCTGACCACGGTCGGCGGCATGCCGATGGGCATCCAGGTGATGGCGCAGGTGGAGATGGACGCGCAGGCCACCGCCATCGCCCGCTGGATGCTGGAGACCATCCCGCCGGTCGTCGCATGA
- a CDS encoding carboxymuconolactone decarboxylase family protein, with product MTPPSAGEVRARLAEIRAARGFVLPHHGAMAAALPDLHAAYEAMYRALTLDDHHLPPHAKEVVWLAILAACREPVGTHHLHRFRTTGGTEGEAATVFRLAAWAGGAARYATLAANWQGQLRGLDLAAEYRAGASALIAGSPIDEATARLALVAVQTACDEPWGLAAEIEAAYAAGVPETQLAEAMSLAIWPRGVNPFVRATAVWLRLMQDGRVTPSAAFRAWAETPGQGAFVAPTASPPG from the coding sequence ATGACGCCGCCGAGCGCCGGAGAGGTCCGCGCGCGGCTGGCCGAGATCCGCGCCGCGCGCGGCTTCGTGCTGCCGCATCACGGTGCGATGGCCGCGGCGCTACCGGACCTTCACGCGGCCTACGAGGCAATGTACCGCGCGCTGACCCTGGACGACCATCACCTGCCGCCCCATGCGAAGGAGGTGGTGTGGCTCGCGATCCTGGCCGCCTGCCGCGAACCGGTCGGCACGCACCACCTGCATCGCTTCCGGACGACCGGCGGGACCGAGGGCGAGGCCGCCACCGTATTCCGCCTGGCGGCGTGGGCGGGTGGAGCGGCGCGCTACGCGACGCTGGCGGCGAACTGGCAGGGGCAGTTGCGCGGGCTGGACCTCGCTGCCGAATACCGCGCCGGAGCAAGCGCGCTGATCGCCGGGTCGCCGATCGACGAAGCGACGGCACGGCTTGCGCTGGTAGCGGTTCAGACCGCCTGCGACGAACCCTGGGGCCTGGCGGCGGAGATCGAGGCTGCCTATGCCGCCGGCGTGCCGGAGACGCAGTTGGCTGAGGCGATGAGCCTTGCGATCTGGCCGCGCGGCGTGAATCCCTTCGTGCGCGCGACCGCGGTGTGGCTGCGCCTGATGCAGGACGGGCGCGTGACGCCTTCGGCCGCCTTCCGCGCCTGGGCCGAGACACCGGGCCAGGGCGCCTTCGTGGCGCCTACAGCGTCACCACCAGGTTGA
- a CDS encoding ABC transporter permease — MTQYLIRRLLIAIPSLLGISVVLFTVLALAPGDPFEELATNPAIPPDVRANLRASLGLDDPVHQRYLNWLFAMLRGEWGYSFVSRVNVDQLILQRLPTTIIVIGAAQLLALAVALPVGVYAATRPYSLFDKIANTLAFVGFSLPTFFTGLLLILLFSITLDWLPFVYRAQIDATGWRWWWEHIRQSIMPVLVLGLFQGAALVRFVRSAVLDVIRLDHVTTARAKGLPESTVTLKHVVRNAMIPVVTLVALQMPIVFGGAIVTEQIFRIPGIGSLLITAILANDTPVIMAVTFVFACLVILFNLIADVLYGWLDPRISYR; from the coding sequence GTGACGCAGTACCTCATCCGGCGCCTGCTGATTGCGATCCCGAGCCTGCTCGGGATCAGTGTGGTGCTGTTCACCGTGCTGGCGCTGGCACCAGGCGATCCGTTCGAGGAGCTGGCGACCAACCCCGCCATTCCGCCGGATGTGCGGGCGAATCTGCGCGCGAGCCTCGGCCTCGATGACCCGGTGCACCAGCGCTACCTGAACTGGCTGTTCGCGATGCTGCGGGGCGAATGGGGCTATTCCTTCGTCAGCCGCGTGAACGTCGACCAGCTGATTCTGCAGCGCCTGCCGACGACGATCATCGTGATCGGCGCGGCGCAGCTGCTCGCGCTGGCAGTGGCGCTGCCGGTGGGTGTGTACGCCGCGACGCGCCCTTATTCGCTGTTCGACAAGATCGCGAACACACTGGCCTTCGTGGGCTTCTCGCTGCCCACCTTCTTTACCGGGCTGCTGCTGATCCTGCTGTTCTCCATCACGCTCGACTGGCTGCCCTTCGTCTATCGCGCGCAGATCGATGCGACGGGCTGGCGGTGGTGGTGGGAACACATCCGCCAATCCATCATGCCGGTGCTGGTGCTGGGGTTGTTCCAAGGGGCCGCGCTGGTGCGCTTCGTGCGATCGGCGGTGCTCGACGTGATCCGCCTGGACCACGTGACCACGGCGCGCGCCAAGGGCCTGCCGGAGAGCACCGTCACCCTCAAGCACGTCGTGCGCAACGCGATGATCCCGGTGGTGACGCTGGTCGCGCTGCAGATGCCCATCGTCTTCGGCGGCGCCATCGTGACCGAGCAGATCTTCCGCATCCCGGGCATCGGGTCGCTGCTGATCACCGCCATCCTGGCCAACGACACGCCGGTGATCATGGCCGTCACCTTCGTCTTCGCCTGCCTGGTCATCCTGTTCAACCTGATCGCGGACGTGTTGTATGGCTGGCTCGA